One stretch of Ornithinimicrobium ciconiae DNA includes these proteins:
- a CDS encoding winged helix-turn-helix domain-containing protein, whose amino-acid sequence MSAQTTSTTERVQPPDRPSRSTALIVLVAPTVEDRADFLAQLDPSAPVLIVPSVPAAQRLMEPEPPGVRPRTEALASRQGTAPGTTARPVSGVRVHEDRQAVGFGTAEVSLTPLEFALLRLLIREPGRVWRFDELVRRVWGTEHLGDASQVHAVVKRLRAKLTRERVPVAIEAVRGVGFRAVRRPVAPHGRSLSQTPSR is encoded by the coding sequence GTGTCGGCGCAGACAACGTCAACGACGGAGCGGGTGCAGCCGCCCGATCGCCCCTCCCGCTCCACCGCGCTGATCGTTCTGGTCGCCCCTACCGTCGAGGACCGTGCTGACTTCCTGGCCCAGCTGGATCCGTCCGCACCGGTCCTGATCGTCCCGTCCGTGCCGGCGGCCCAGCGCCTCATGGAGCCGGAGCCACCCGGGGTGCGACCGCGGACCGAGGCGCTGGCGTCCAGGCAGGGCACAGCGCCTGGCACGACGGCCCGACCGGTCAGCGGGGTGCGCGTGCACGAGGATCGCCAGGCGGTCGGGTTCGGCACCGCCGAGGTGTCGCTGACCCCCCTGGAGTTTGCCCTGCTGCGGCTGCTGATCCGCGAGCCCGGCCGGGTCTGGCGGTTCGACGAGCTGGTGCGGCGCGTCTGGGGCACCGAGCATCTCGGCGACGCCAGCCAGGTGCACGCCGTCGTCAAGCGCCTGCGGGCCAAGCTCACCCGAGAGCGCGTGCCCGTCGCCATCGAGGCCGTGCGCGGCGTAGGTTTCCGTGCGGTGCGACGACCGGTTGCCCCGCACGGCCGGTCCCTGAGCCAGACCCCTAGTCGGTGA
- a CDS encoding S8 family serine peptidase: protein MAEVGATDKIDEEVSAQIEEKGAADFWVRFDGRPDMSQFSSISDWDARGQAVYDALTESADASQQDIREQLDADGVDYQAFWATNAIRITSGDQSLVSTLAADSGVEGIYPTTTYEAPELVEADREMSPSAVEWGVADINADDVWSTYGVHGEGIVVGSIDTGVQWDHPALVDAYRGNNGDGTFTHDYNWYDAAGTSPEVPADGNGHGTHVTGTMVGDDGGENQVGVAPGATWISANGCCPSDQALIDSGQWMLAPTKLDGTSPDTTKRPHIINNSWGTTLPSNDPFMEDVIEAWDAAGIFSMWANGNSGPACNTSGAPGSRIITYSVGNYNSSHAISNTSGKGAGQDGEIKPNIAAPGSAIRSSVPGNGYANYSGTSMASPHAAGAVALLWSAAPSLVGDIEGTRALLDGTAIDTENLTCGGTADDNNVFGEGRLDALALIEAAPTGDTGELNGTVTDADTGDAISGANVVIVGEAERTTVTDAEGTYSSLLVAGDYDVTVSKFGYGTETESVTVPAGGTATLDFDLEAQESTAVSGVVTDGSGHGWPVYAKVSVQGTDVSTYTDPATGEYTLALPIGADYTLEVEAQYPGYETATVVVSPQGAPLTGSRESAKRVPQVVQDIQVIVDADSCVAPGYAHSSEGVVESFDGTETPEGWTVTDDAGTGQVWLFDDSRNRGNLTGGEGGYAIVDSDNYGSGGVQDTSLVTPVVDMSALAEPVIGFKHDYNAFLGTGESGEVDVSIDGGETWETLATYTTDSRGEVVLPMPTAAGESDVQVRFHYSASWDYWWQVDDVFVGNRTCEPSIAGGYVVGTVASAETGEGIVGASVTSVEAPEESATTVATPDDENLDDGFYWIFSTLTGAHDFEATARGYESVTQSVDVAEDDAVRADFTLGSGLVDVSPDSITTYVQLGDSVTDKLTISNTGTGAAEVTLSELAGDFEILRADGTKELMSEMHKTEGAPLQEIEAEVSFAQHASGLAAQAEPAARGVAEAPWTDLPQLGSVNMDGRAVNLDGTWYLITGGSGSASYADVLRYDAEDMSWTAVAPLPSARNAVTAGVVNGQIVVSGGWVAAGTTAETFVYDEGADSWTAVADNPVAVSAAGQAVADGKLYSVGGCSSADCTPMSNAVTAYDPGTDTWETLANYPAPVAFASCGGINGEVYCTGGNGGAAGTAASYVYTPDTDTWTAIADAPIDTWASQYAAANGMLIVNGGVQGGTITNATFAYDPSTDEWVDLPNSNTAVYRGAAACGFGKFGGSSGNFNATANTEYLPGFDDCGAAGADVEWLSLSATELTIPAGESVTVDVTTDGNVAQPGVYTAGIKVSANTPQSFDPIPVTMHVSPPRPWGKLMGNVSGVDCDTVTAPIAGATVDITPTRTDHPGWVLSTDADGDYATWVNTQHTRPGGVQIIAAKDGWRPKAATADPARGVVRTVNFTLAKIGC from the coding sequence ATGGCAGAGGTCGGAGCCACCGACAAGATCGATGAGGAGGTCAGCGCCCAGATCGAGGAGAAGGGGGCTGCTGACTTCTGGGTGCGCTTTGACGGGCGCCCGGACATGTCGCAGTTCAGTTCGATCAGCGACTGGGACGCGCGGGGTCAGGCCGTCTACGACGCCCTCACCGAGAGCGCGGACGCCAGCCAGCAGGACATCCGCGAGCAGCTGGACGCCGACGGCGTCGATTACCAGGCGTTCTGGGCCACCAACGCCATCCGCATCACCAGCGGCGACCAGTCCCTGGTCAGCACGCTGGCCGCGGACTCCGGGGTCGAGGGCATCTACCCGACCACGACCTACGAGGCGCCAGAGCTCGTCGAGGCCGACCGAGAGATGTCGCCCTCGGCAGTGGAGTGGGGCGTCGCCGACATCAACGCCGACGACGTCTGGAGCACCTACGGCGTGCACGGCGAGGGCATCGTGGTCGGCAGCATCGACACCGGTGTCCAGTGGGACCACCCCGCGCTCGTGGACGCCTACCGCGGCAACAACGGTGACGGCACGTTCACGCACGACTACAACTGGTATGACGCAGCGGGCACCTCTCCCGAGGTCCCCGCTGACGGCAACGGGCACGGCACCCACGTGACCGGCACCATGGTGGGTGACGACGGTGGGGAGAACCAGGTCGGTGTCGCCCCCGGCGCCACCTGGATCTCCGCCAACGGTTGCTGCCCGAGCGACCAGGCTCTGATCGACTCCGGTCAGTGGATGCTGGCGCCGACCAAGCTGGACGGGACCTCCCCGGACACCACCAAGCGTCCGCACATCATCAACAACTCCTGGGGCACCACGCTGCCGAGCAACGACCCCTTCATGGAGGACGTGATCGAGGCCTGGGACGCCGCTGGCATCTTCAGCATGTGGGCCAACGGCAACAGTGGCCCGGCCTGCAACACCTCCGGTGCGCCGGGCAGCCGGATCATCACCTACTCGGTGGGCAACTACAACTCGAGTCACGCCATCTCCAACACCTCGGGCAAGGGCGCCGGTCAGGACGGGGAGATCAAGCCCAACATCGCCGCCCCGGGCAGCGCGATCCGGTCCTCGGTTCCCGGCAACGGCTATGCCAACTACTCAGGCACGTCGATGGCTTCGCCGCACGCGGCCGGCGCCGTCGCGCTGCTGTGGTCGGCAGCCCCCTCGCTGGTCGGTGACATCGAGGGCACGCGTGCCCTGCTCGATGGCACCGCGATCGACACCGAGAACCTGACCTGCGGTGGCACAGCCGACGACAACAACGTCTTCGGTGAGGGTCGTCTCGACGCGTTGGCACTGATTGAGGCGGCTCCCACCGGTGACACCGGTGAGCTGAACGGCACGGTCACGGACGCCGACACCGGCGACGCGATCTCCGGGGCCAACGTCGTCATCGTCGGTGAGGCAGAGCGCACCACCGTCACCGATGCGGAGGGCACCTACTCCTCGCTCCTGGTGGCCGGTGACTACGACGTCACTGTCTCCAAGTTCGGCTACGGCACCGAGACCGAGTCGGTCACTGTGCCCGCCGGTGGGACCGCGACGCTGGACTTCGACCTGGAGGCCCAGGAGTCCACAGCGGTCTCCGGTGTGGTCACCGATGGCTCTGGGCACGGTTGGCCCGTCTACGCGAAGGTGTCCGTCCAGGGCACCGACGTCAGCACCTACACCGACCCGGCCACGGGGGAGTACACCCTCGCCCTGCCGATCGGAGCCGACTACACGCTGGAGGTCGAGGCGCAGTACCCCGGCTACGAGACCGCCACGGTGGTCGTCAGCCCCCAGGGCGCACCGCTCACCGGGTCGCGCGAGTCCGCCAAGCGGGTTCCGCAGGTCGTGCAGGACATTCAGGTCATCGTGGACGCCGACAGCTGTGTCGCCCCCGGTTATGCGCACAGCAGTGAGGGTGTGGTCGAGTCCTTCGACGGCACCGAGACGCCTGAGGGCTGGACGGTGACCGACGACGCGGGCACCGGTCAGGTCTGGCTGTTCGACGACTCGAGAAACCGTGGCAACCTCACCGGCGGTGAGGGCGGCTACGCGATCGTCGACAGTGACAACTACGGCAGCGGCGGCGTCCAGGACACCTCCCTGGTCACCCCGGTGGTCGACATGAGCGCGCTGGCTGAGCCCGTCATCGGGTTCAAGCACGACTACAACGCCTTCCTCGGCACCGGTGAGTCCGGTGAGGTGGACGTGAGCATCGACGGCGGCGAGACCTGGGAGACGCTGGCGACCTACACGACGGACAGCCGTGGTGAGGTCGTTCTGCCGATGCCCACCGCCGCCGGTGAGAGCGATGTGCAGGTCCGCTTCCACTACTCCGCTTCCTGGGACTACTGGTGGCAGGTTGACGACGTCTTCGTCGGCAACCGCACCTGTGAGCCCAGCATCGCCGGAGGTTATGTGGTCGGCACTGTGGCCAGCGCCGAGACCGGCGAGGGCATCGTTGGCGCCTCGGTGACCAGCGTCGAGGCTCCCGAGGAGTCCGCGACGACCGTGGCCACTCCGGACGACGAGAACCTCGACGACGGCTTCTACTGGATCTTCTCGACGCTGACCGGCGCCCACGACTTCGAGGCCACCGCGCGTGGCTACGAGAGCGTGACCCAGTCGGTTGACGTGGCTGAGGATGACGCCGTCCGGGCCGACTTCACGCTGGGCTCCGGCCTGGTGGACGTCAGCCCCGACTCGATCACCACCTACGTGCAGCTCGGTGACTCGGTCACCGACAAGCTCACGATCAGCAACACCGGCACCGGTGCTGCAGAGGTGACGCTGTCCGAGCTCGCTGGCGACTTTGAGATCCTGCGGGCCGATGGCACCAAGGAGCTCATGAGCGAGATGCACAAGACCGAGGGTGCTCCGCTGCAAGAGATCGAGGCTGAGGTCTCCTTCGCCCAGCACGCGAGCGGTCTGGCTGCTCAGGCCGAGCCCGCTGCGCGCGGCGTGGCCGAGGCACCGTGGACCGACCTGCCGCAGCTGGGTTCGGTCAACATGGATGGCCGGGCGGTCAACCTGGACGGCACGTGGTACCTCATCACGGGCGGTTCGGGTTCGGCGTCCTACGCCGATGTGCTGCGCTATGACGCAGAAGACATGAGCTGGACCGCGGTGGCGCCGCTGCCCAGTGCCCGCAACGCGGTCACTGCAGGTGTCGTCAACGGCCAGATCGTCGTCTCCGGCGGCTGGGTCGCGGCAGGAACCACTGCCGAGACCTTCGTCTACGACGAGGGCGCGGACAGCTGGACCGCCGTGGCAGACAACCCGGTCGCGGTCTCGGCCGCCGGCCAGGCCGTCGCAGACGGCAAGCTGTACTCCGTGGGTGGCTGCTCCAGCGCCGATTGCACCCCGATGTCGAACGCCGTCACGGCCTACGACCCGGGCACGGACACGTGGGAAACCCTGGCCAACTACCCCGCGCCGGTGGCCTTCGCCTCCTGCGGTGGGATCAACGGCGAGGTCTACTGCACCGGTGGCAACGGCGGTGCCGCAGGCACCGCAGCCAGCTACGTCTACACCCCGGACACGGACACCTGGACGGCTATCGCGGACGCCCCGATCGACACCTGGGCGAGCCAGTACGCGGCAGCCAACGGGATGCTCATCGTCAACGGCGGTGTGCAGGGTGGCACCATCACCAACGCCACCTTCGCCTACGACCCGTCGACCGACGAGTGGGTGGACCTGCCCAACTCCAACACCGCGGTCTACCGTGGTGCGGCGGCGTGTGGGTTCGGCAAGTTCGGCGGGTCCTCTGGCAACTTCAACGCCACGGCCAACACCGAGTACCTGCCTGGGTTCGACGACTGCGGCGCAGCCGGCGCCGACGTCGAGTGGCTCTCCCTGAGCGCCACCGAGCTGACCATCCCGGCCGGTGAGAGCGTCACGGTTGACGTGACGACCGACGGCAACGTCGCACAGCCGGGTGTCTACACCGCAGGGATCAAGGTGAGCGCCAACACGCCGCAGTCCTTCGACCCGATCCCCGTCACGATGCACGTCTCCCCGCCCCGTCCGTGGGGCAAGTTGATGGGCAACGTCTCGGGAGTGGACTGTGACACGGTCACGGCGCCGATCGCCGGCGCCACGGTGGACATCACCCCGACGCGGACCGATCACCCTGGCTGGGTGCTCTCGACCGACGCCGACGGTGACTACGCCACCTGGGTCAACACCCAGCACACCCGCCCCGGTGGGGTGCAGATCATCGCGGCCAAGGACGGCTGGCGGCCGAAGGCTGCCACTGCTGACCCGGCACGTGGTGTGGTGCGCACGGTGAACTTCACGCTCGCGAAGATCGGATGCTGA
- a CDS encoding winged helix-turn-helix domain-containing protein, whose product MADTAEERLSLTAGIPASSPILLVRDVTQARQVLAQLPGASPSRRSGPGRTSPARHAAPSRGHRGAGVRPPRRVVEDGPEHRADPMDQVCSDEPIRSGVAAPLQLREDRLSLTAAGREVMLTRLEFALLQHLLPRMGEVATFEQLSQVGWRTPYLGNGAHMHAAVGRLRLKLAELGVPVELEAVRGLGFRLVGHRPTPAVQEAVGN is encoded by the coding sequence GTGGCAGACACCGCTGAGGAGCGCCTGTCATTGACCGCGGGCATCCCGGCCTCGTCCCCGATCCTCCTCGTGCGAGATGTCACCCAGGCGCGCCAGGTCCTGGCCCAGTTGCCGGGCGCCTCGCCAAGCCGGCGCTCCGGCCCCGGACGCACCTCCCCGGCGCGGCACGCCGCGCCCAGCAGGGGACACCGCGGAGCGGGAGTCCGCCCCCCGCGCCGCGTGGTCGAGGACGGACCCGAGCACCGGGCCGACCCGATGGACCAGGTGTGCTCCGACGAGCCGATCCGATCGGGGGTGGCTGCCCCGTTGCAGCTGCGCGAGGACCGCCTGTCCCTGACTGCCGCTGGCCGAGAGGTCATGCTCACCCGTCTGGAGTTCGCCCTCTTGCAGCACCTTCTGCCGCGGATGGGCGAGGTCGCCACCTTCGAGCAACTCTCTCAGGTGGGCTGGCGCACGCCCTACCTCGGCAACGGAGCCCACATGCACGCAGCGGTCGGCCGCCTCCGTCTCAAGCTCGCTGAGCTCGGCGTCCCGGTGGAACTGGAGGCGGTCCGAGGTCTCGGATTCAGACTCGTGGGACACCGACCGACACCCGCGGTGCAGGAGGCGGTCGGCAACTGA
- a CDS encoding ATP-dependent Clp protease ATP-binding subunit, with translation MFERFTDRARRVVVLAQEEARMLNHNYIGTEHILLGLIHEGEGVAAKALETLDISLDAVREQVQEIIGQGQQSPTGHIPFTPRAKKVLELSLREGLQLGHNYIGTEHILLGLIREGEGVAAQVLIKLGADLNRVRQQVIQLLSGYQGKESATAGVGAGAQEGTPAGSLVLDQFGRNLTQAAREGKLDPVIGREKEIERVMQVLSRRTKNNPVLIGEPGVGKTAVVEGLASDIVRGEVPETLKDKQLYTLDLGSLVAGSRYRGDFEERLKKVLKEIRTRGDIILFIDEIHTLVGAGAAEGAIDAASILKPMLARGELQTIGATTLDEYRKHIEKDAALERRFQPIQVNEPNLAHAIEILKGLRDRYEAHHRVSITDGALVAAATMADRYVNDRYLPDKAIDLIDEAGARLRIRRMTAPPDLREFDEKISHTKREKESAIDAQDFEKAARLRDEEHKLSQARAEREKEWKSGDMDVVAEVDEELVAEVLAAATGIPVIKLTEEESSRLLNMEDELHKRIVGMNEAISALSQAIRRTRAGLKDPRRPGGSFIFAGPTGVGKTELAKTLAEFLFGDEDALITLDMSEYSEKHTVSRMFGSPPGYVGYEEGGQLTEKVRRKPFSVVLFDEVEKAHPDIFNSLLQILEDGRLTDAQGRVVDFKNTVIIMTTNLGTRDIAKGISLGFSGGNDGASDYERMKNKVTDELKQHFRPEFLNRVDDTIVFPQLTQEEIVQIVDLMVASLDERLKDKDMGIELTPVAKKLLAVKGYDPVLGARPLRRAIQREIEDALSEKILYGELVPGQIVLVDATAEDRTGEFTFSGAAKSETPDTVPVEEAQPGA, from the coding sequence ATGTTCGAACGGTTTACCGACCGCGCCCGGCGAGTTGTGGTGCTCGCGCAGGAGGAAGCGCGGATGCTCAACCACAACTACATCGGCACTGAGCACATCCTGCTCGGCCTGATTCACGAGGGGGAAGGGGTCGCCGCCAAGGCGCTGGAGACTCTTGACATCTCGCTGGACGCGGTCCGCGAGCAGGTGCAGGAGATTATTGGCCAGGGCCAGCAGTCGCCCACCGGTCACATCCCCTTCACGCCCCGTGCCAAGAAGGTGCTTGAGCTCAGCCTCCGGGAGGGTCTGCAGCTCGGCCACAACTACATCGGCACCGAGCACATCCTGCTCGGGCTGATCCGCGAGGGCGAGGGCGTTGCCGCCCAGGTCCTGATCAAGCTCGGTGCTGACCTCAACAGGGTCCGCCAGCAGGTCATCCAGCTGCTCTCGGGATATCAGGGCAAGGAGTCCGCCACCGCGGGCGTCGGCGCTGGAGCCCAGGAGGGCACCCCTGCCGGCTCACTGGTGCTCGACCAGTTCGGTCGCAACCTGACCCAGGCCGCGCGGGAGGGCAAGCTCGACCCGGTCATCGGGCGCGAGAAGGAGATCGAGCGCGTGATGCAGGTGCTCTCCCGGCGCACCAAGAACAACCCGGTGCTCATCGGGGAGCCCGGCGTCGGCAAGACCGCCGTCGTCGAGGGGCTGGCCAGCGACATCGTGCGCGGCGAGGTGCCGGAGACGCTCAAGGACAAGCAGCTCTACACCCTCGACCTCGGCTCGCTGGTGGCTGGCTCGCGCTATCGCGGTGACTTCGAGGAGCGTCTCAAGAAGGTGCTCAAGGAGATTCGCACCCGCGGCGACATCATCCTGTTTATCGACGAGATCCACACGCTCGTGGGTGCCGGTGCGGCGGAGGGCGCCATCGATGCGGCCAGCATCCTGAAGCCGATGCTGGCCCGCGGCGAGCTGCAGACCATCGGTGCGACCACGCTCGACGAGTACCGCAAGCACATCGAGAAGGACGCCGCCCTCGAGCGGCGCTTCCAGCCGATCCAGGTCAACGAGCCGAACCTGGCGCACGCCATCGAGATCCTCAAGGGGCTTCGGGACCGTTATGAGGCCCACCACCGGGTCTCGATCACGGACGGTGCCCTGGTCGCGGCGGCGACGATGGCCGACCGCTATGTCAACGACCGCTACCTGCCGGACAAGGCGATCGACCTCATTGACGAGGCCGGTGCCCGCCTACGGATCCGCCGGATGACCGCACCGCCGGACCTGCGGGAGTTCGACGAGAAGATCTCGCACACCAAGCGCGAGAAGGAGTCGGCGATCGACGCCCAGGACTTCGAGAAGGCTGCCCGTCTGCGGGACGAGGAGCACAAGCTCAGCCAGGCTCGCGCCGAGCGTGAGAAGGAGTGGAAGTCCGGCGACATGGACGTCGTGGCCGAGGTCGACGAGGAGCTCGTCGCTGAGGTTCTCGCGGCGGCTACCGGCATCCCGGTGATCAAGCTGACCGAGGAGGAGTCGAGCCGCCTGCTCAACATGGAGGACGAGCTGCACAAGCGGATCGTCGGCATGAACGAGGCCATCTCGGCGCTGTCCCAGGCGATCCGGCGCACGCGGGCCGGCCTGAAGGACCCGCGTCGCCCCGGAGGCTCATTCATCTTTGCCGGCCCCACGGGTGTCGGCAAGACCGAGTTGGCCAAGACGCTGGCCGAGTTCCTGTTCGGTGACGAGGACGCCCTCATCACCCTGGACATGTCCGAGTACTCCGAGAAGCACACGGTGTCCCGGATGTTCGGTTCGCCCCCCGGCTATGTCGGATACGAGGAGGGCGGCCAGCTGACCGAGAAGGTGCGCCGCAAGCCGTTCTCCGTGGTCCTCTTCGACGAGGTAGAGAAGGCCCACCCGGACATCTTCAACAGCCTGTTGCAGATCCTGGAGGACGGTCGCCTGACCGATGCCCAGGGCCGAGTCGTGGACTTCAAGAACACGGTCATCATCATGACGACCAACCTCGGCACCCGGGACATCGCCAAGGGCATCTCCCTGGGCTTCTCGGGTGGCAACGACGGAGCCAGCGACTACGAGCGCATGAAGAACAAGGTCACGGACGAGCTCAAGCAGCACTTCCGCCCCGAGTTCCTCAACCGCGTCGACGACACCATCGTCTTCCCGCAGCTCACCCAGGAGGAGATCGTCCAGATCGTGGACCTGATGGTCGCCAGCCTGGACGAACGGCTCAAGGACAAGGACATGGGCATCGAGCTCACGCCCGTGGCCAAGAAGCTGCTCGCGGTCAAGGGTTACGACCCTGTGCTGGGTGCGCGGCCGCTGCGTCGCGCGATCCAGCGAGAGATCGAGGACGCGCTCTCCGAGAAGATCCTGTATGGCGAGCTGGTGCCTGGGCAGATCGTCCTGGTGGACGCGACGGCCGAGGACCGCACGGGGGAGTTCACCTTCTCCGGTGCGGCCAAGTCCGAGACCCCGGACACCGTGCCCGTCGAGGAGGCACAGCCCGGCGCCTGA
- the ku gene encoding non-homologous end joining protein Ku — MRAIWKGAVSFGLVNVPVRLYSATENHDLSFHQVRKSDGSRIRYKRVAQADGEEVAYKEIAKGYETEDGKSVILTDEDLASLPNRSSKEISVEKFVPIEQIDPILYDKAYYIEPDAMGAKAYGLLREALRESERVAIVTVSVRTRMTMAVLRVIDEAIVLQTLLWPDEVRDVGQLNNLDEVSEPKDSEVAMARMLIDSMAGDFEHEEHEDDYQIAVEALVKSKIEGGDVTESPDRDDEEDSGEVVDLLAALQRSVDRAKASRGESGSDDSDDEESGSSGSKGSAAGSAGTRTPAKKSTSAKSTSAKSTSTKSPAKKSTAKKSTASKTPASKTTAKKSAAKKAG; from the coding sequence GTGAGAGCGATCTGGAAGGGTGCCGTGTCGTTCGGACTGGTGAATGTGCCGGTCCGGCTCTACTCGGCGACCGAGAACCATGACCTGAGTTTCCATCAGGTGCGCAAGTCTGATGGGAGCCGGATCCGCTACAAGCGGGTTGCGCAAGCGGACGGCGAGGAGGTGGCCTACAAGGAGATCGCCAAGGGATATGAGACCGAGGACGGGAAATCGGTGATCCTGACCGACGAGGATCTTGCCTCGCTCCCCAACCGTTCCAGCAAGGAGATCTCGGTCGAGAAGTTCGTTCCGATCGAGCAGATCGACCCGATCCTGTATGACAAGGCCTACTACATCGAGCCCGATGCGATGGGCGCCAAGGCCTACGGTCTGCTGCGGGAGGCGCTGCGCGAGAGCGAGCGCGTGGCCATCGTGACGGTCTCGGTCCGGACCAGGATGACGATGGCGGTGCTGCGGGTCATCGACGAGGCGATCGTGCTGCAGACCCTGCTGTGGCCCGACGAGGTCCGTGACGTCGGCCAGCTGAATAACCTCGACGAGGTCTCCGAGCCGAAGGACTCCGAGGTCGCGATGGCCCGGATGCTGATCGACTCGATGGCCGGTGATTTCGAGCACGAGGAGCACGAGGACGACTACCAGATCGCTGTCGAGGCACTCGTGAAGTCCAAGATCGAGGGTGGGGACGTCACCGAGTCGCCGGACCGCGACGACGAGGAGGACTCCGGCGAGGTGGTGGACCTGCTCGCGGCCCTGCAGCGCAGTGTCGACCGGGCCAAGGCCTCCCGTGGGGAGAGCGGGTCGGACGACTCGGACGATGAGGAGTCCGGCAGTTCTGGCAGCAAGGGATCCGCGGCCGGGAGTGCCGGGACGCGGACTCCTGCCAAGAAGTCCACGTCGGCGAAGTCCACGTCGGCGAAGTCCACGTCCACGAAGAGCCCGGCCAAGAAGTCGACCGCCAAGAAGTCGACGGCCAGCAAGACGCCGGCGAGCAAGACGACTGCCAAGAAGTCGGCGGCCAAGAAGGCCGGCTGA
- the ligD gene encoding non-homologous end-joining DNA ligase, producing MRPMLATSGPGSAGSAGVPDGDGWAHEIKWDGIRLLATVREGQLRLTTRSERDVTVAFPELSGLADLGHDLILDGEAVAFVDGTPSFSQLVERVHTTSATRARLLADRRPTTYLVFDLVSLDALDLTSLPWSTRRSALEEILPDRARWQISPQYADGPDLWRATAEQGLEGIVSKRVTSTYQPGVRSPDWLKFPHRETSSLVVGGWRPETGRSRLGAVLVGVPVPGGLSFRGRVGSGLAGRAGARLAELIEKVPVGPCPFVDDVPGPDRAGATWLTPQLVVEIASLGTTAGSRLRQPAYKGWRSDLTPTDVGAEERDGEL from the coding sequence ATGAGACCCATGCTCGCCACCTCGGGGCCCGGATCTGCGGGCAGCGCCGGGGTGCCCGACGGTGACGGGTGGGCGCACGAGATCAAGTGGGACGGGATCCGTCTGCTCGCCACCGTGCGCGAGGGGCAGTTGCGGCTGACCACCCGTAGCGAGCGCGATGTGACCGTCGCCTTCCCCGAGCTGTCCGGCCTCGCCGACCTGGGCCACGACCTGATCCTCGACGGCGAGGCGGTCGCCTTTGTCGATGGCACCCCGTCCTTCAGCCAGTTGGTGGAGCGGGTGCACACCACCTCGGCCACCAGGGCGCGACTGCTCGCGGACCGCCGCCCCACGACATACCTCGTCTTTGACCTGGTGAGCCTGGACGCCCTTGACCTGACCAGCCTGCCCTGGTCCACCCGGCGGTCGGCACTGGAGGAGATCCTGCCGGACCGGGCGCGCTGGCAGATCTCTCCGCAGTATGCCGACGGGCCGGATCTGTGGCGCGCCACCGCCGAGCAGGGGCTCGAGGGAATCGTCAGCAAGCGGGTCACCAGCACCTACCAGCCGGGGGTGCGGAGCCCGGACTGGCTCAAGTTCCCGCACCGGGAGACCTCCAGCCTGGTGGTCGGTGGGTGGCGTCCCGAGACGGGCCGCAGCCGGCTGGGTGCGGTCCTGGTCGGTGTGCCGGTCCCCGGTGGGCTGTCCTTTCGCGGCCGGGTGGGCAGCGGCCTGGCCGGGCGGGCGGGTGCGCGACTGGCCGAGCTCATCGAGAAGGTCCCGGTCGGTCCGTGCCCGTTCGTCGACGACGTGCCCGGACCGGACCGTGCCGGTGCGACCTGGCTGACCCCACAACTGGTGGTGGAGATCGCCTCGCTCGGGACCACTGCGGGCAGTCGACTGCGTCAACCTGCCTACAAGGGGTGGCGCAGCGATCTCACGCCGACGGACGTGGGTGCCGAGGAGAGGGATGGTGAGCTGTGA
- the ligD gene encoding non-homologous end-joining DNA ligase, with amino-acid sequence MASGEVQSVHVAGRTLRVSSLDKVIYPSRGTTKGEVLNYYVQIADRLLPQLAGRPVTRIRWPHGVSGESFFEKNVPSGAPDWLPRVEIQGHGSRSGRTSVTYPLVEDLAGLVYLVNLGSLELHVPQWRVDVHGVPQPPDRLVIDLDPGPGAGLAECATVAVLVRDRLSGAGLDCRPVTSGSKGMQLYADLDGVRTSDEVSAVTKALAQHLTEEHPDLVLWQMTKAKRGGKIFLDWSQNNAAKTTICPYSLRGREQPHAAAPRTWEEIEAAVAGREPLTQRPFRDLL; translated from the coding sequence ATGGCCAGCGGTGAGGTCCAGAGCGTGCACGTCGCGGGCCGCACGTTGCGGGTCAGCAGCCTGGACAAGGTGATCTATCCCTCCCGGGGCACCACCAAGGGTGAGGTCCTGAACTACTACGTGCAGATCGCCGACCGTCTCCTGCCCCAGCTGGCCGGACGTCCGGTCACCCGGATCCGCTGGCCGCACGGAGTCTCCGGGGAGAGCTTCTTCGAGAAGAACGTGCCGAGCGGGGCCCCCGACTGGCTACCCCGGGTGGAGATCCAGGGGCACGGCTCGCGGTCCGGACGCACCAGCGTGACCTACCCGCTCGTGGAGGACCTGGCCGGACTGGTCTATCTGGTCAATCTCGGATCGCTCGAGCTCCATGTCCCCCAGTGGCGCGTCGACGTACACGGGGTGCCCCAGCCGCCCGACCGGCTCGTGATCGATCTGGACCCCGGCCCAGGCGCCGGGTTGGCCGAGTGCGCGACGGTGGCGGTGCTGGTGCGTGACCGACTCTCCGGGGCCGGGCTGGACTGCCGGCCGGTGACCAGTGGCAGCAAGGGCATGCAGCTGTATGCCGACCTCGACGGGGTGCGCACGTCGGACGAGGTCAGCGCGGTGACCAAGGCCCTGGCGCAGCACCTGACTGAGGAGCATCCTGACCTGGTGCTGTGGCAGATGACCAAGGCCAAGCGTGGCGGCAAGATCTTTCTGGACTGGTCGCAGAACAACGCCGCCAAGACCACGATCTGTCCGTACTCGCTGCGGGGCCGTGAGCAGCCACATGCTGCCGCGCCACGCACCTGGGAGGAGATCGAGGCCGCGGTCGCTGGACGTGAGCCGCTCACCCAGCGGCCTTTCCGCGACCTCCTCTGA